The Methanophagales archaeon DNA segment CTTCGTAAAGGAGTTGATAGATATGACCATCCCTCCAAAGCCTGGTGAAGAGTTCTCCACCATTATACATCTCGATGGATTGCGTGTGAAGTTAGAACCCGGGGAGGAGGAGAAGGTGCGTGAGATAGAGATAGGAAAGAGGAAGTTATCAGATATATGTGAGATGAAGAAATCGCTATATGAGGGCTACTTGCTGAAGATACTACCTGAAGCAGTGACAGGAAGTGTATTTTAGTCAGGACTTATCCTCTATCCGCATTGCTGATCTAACAATGAGAGATAATGATAAGGAGCCATGGCGAGATTGGGGTCATATCACAAAGCTCGATCCAGATAAACCTATTAATAAGCGAGATCTGGATACGATTGTGGGCAGTGGCACCGATGCTATAATGATCTCAGGCACGCAGAATATCACTCCTGAAAACACCACTATGCTTATCTCTCTCCTGAAACATTATAGAATCCCAAAGATTCTGGAGCCCGTAACACCCGAAGCGGTCGTGTATGAAGGTATAGATTATGTATTCGTACCATTGGTTCTTAATGCTATGGACTCGAGATGGATAGTGGGTAAGCACGTGGAATGGATAAAGAATGATGCTATAGTATGGGATAAGGTGATACCAGAGGCATACATCGTCTTGAACCCTGACTCGGCAGTTGCTAAACTCACAAGGGCACAGACAGACCTGAGTGTTGCCGATGTCGTTGCATATGCACTCTATGCAGAGAAATATCTTCATCTACCTATCGTGTATATAGAGTATAGTGGTACCTATGGTGACCCTGAGCTGGTTAGGGAGCTAAGTAAGATATGTAAAGCATCTATATTCTATGGCGGTGGAATAGACACAAAAGAGAAGGCAAAGG contains these protein-coding regions:
- a CDS encoding phosphoglycerol geranylgeranyltransferase, with the protein product MRDNDKEPWRDWGHITKLDPDKPINKRDLDTIVGSGTDAIMISGTQNITPENTTMLISLLKHYRIPKILEPVTPEAVVYEGIDYVFVPLVLNAMDSRWIVGKHVEWIKNDAIVWDKVIPEAYIVLNPDSAVAKLTRAQTDLSVADVVAYALYAEKYLHLPIVYIEYSGTYGDPELVRELSKICKASIFYGGGIDTKEKAKEMKQYADVIVVGNVIYNSMDKFLETIQF